A genome region from Mycobacterium florentinum includes the following:
- a CDS encoding slipin family protein, whose amino-acid sequence MTGLAIAILVVMIVVLVVVAWWSLTVLREYERGVVFRMGHVRPLYHPGLRLLIPLVDKMIRVDQRLVTLTIPPQEVITRDNVPARVNAVVMFQVMDPLKAILAVENYAVATSQIAQTTLRSLLGRADLDTLLAHREDLNSDLRTIIEKMTEPWGVEVRVVEIKDVEIPESMQRAMAREAEAERERRAKVINARGELQASEELREAAETLSKSPASLQLRYLQTLLELGADQNSTVVFPLPVDIITPFLRNPEALKGVVDNFNHRG is encoded by the coding sequence GTGACTGGACTGGCAATCGCGATTCTCGTCGTGATGATCGTTGTACTGGTCGTCGTTGCGTGGTGGTCGCTGACGGTGCTGCGTGAATACGAGCGCGGGGTGGTGTTCCGGATGGGCCATGTCCGCCCGCTCTACCATCCCGGGCTTCGGCTGCTGATCCCTTTGGTGGACAAGATGATTCGGGTCGACCAGCGGCTGGTGACATTGACCATTCCGCCGCAGGAGGTGATCACCCGCGACAACGTCCCGGCCCGCGTGAACGCCGTCGTGATGTTCCAGGTGATGGACCCGTTGAAGGCGATTCTGGCGGTCGAGAACTACGCGGTCGCCACGTCGCAGATCGCCCAGACAACGCTGCGTTCGCTGCTGGGCCGCGCCGATCTCGACACGTTGCTGGCACACCGCGAAGACCTCAACAGTGACCTGCGCACCATCATCGAGAAGATGACCGAGCCGTGGGGCGTCGAGGTTCGGGTGGTGGAGATCAAGGACGTCGAGATACCCGAGTCCATGCAGCGGGCGATGGCCCGCGAGGCGGAGGCTGAGCGTGAGCGCCGCGCCAAAGTCATCAACGCTCGCGGGGAACTGCAGGCCTCCGAGGAGCTGCGCGAAGCGGCCGAGACGCTGTCGAAGAGCCCGGCGTCATTGCAATTGCGGTATCTGCAAACGCTGTTGGAGCTGGGAGCCGACCAGAACTCGACAGTGGTGTTTCCCCTCCCGGTCGATATCATCACGCCGTTTCTGCGCAACCCCGAGGCGCTGAAGGGTGTCGTCGACAACTTCAATCACCGGGGATGA
- a CDS encoding response regulator, whose amino-acid sequence MSHQPDRVKVIVADDHPVTREGVVRALKSSGRIEVIAEVADGRAALTAIRDLGPRVALIDYKMPELDGLDVVRAVVRDGLDTRVMLLSAFDDSAVIYQALAEGAAGYLTKDSDSEEIVAAVLKCEKGATYLPTELAGALAGEVKLRARGDSALLTPRESEVVRLIAEGLSVPQIAARLVVAPSTVKTHVQNLYDKLGVSDRGAAVAEAMRRRLLE is encoded by the coding sequence ATGTCACATCAACCAGACCGCGTCAAAGTGATCGTCGCCGATGACCACCCGGTCACCCGGGAAGGCGTCGTGCGGGCACTGAAGTCGAGCGGAAGGATCGAGGTGATCGCTGAGGTCGCCGACGGCCGGGCGGCCCTGACCGCGATCCGCGATCTAGGGCCCAGGGTGGCCCTGATCGATTACAAGATGCCCGAACTCGACGGACTCGACGTGGTCCGAGCGGTGGTACGCGACGGCTTGGACACCCGTGTCATGTTGCTCAGTGCCTTTGACGACAGTGCGGTGATCTACCAGGCCCTGGCCGAAGGCGCCGCGGGTTACCTGACGAAAGACTCCGACAGCGAAGAGATCGTGGCAGCGGTGCTCAAATGCGAGAAGGGTGCGACGTATCTGCCTACAGAATTAGCGGGGGCGCTGGCGGGTGAGGTGAAACTTCGAGCCCGCGGTGATTCCGCGTTGTTGACCCCACGCGAGAGCGAGGTGGTGCGACTGATCGCGGAAGGCTTGTCCGTCCCCCAGATTGCGGCACGCCTCGTCGTGGCGCCCAGCACCGTCAAGACCCATGTGCAAAACCTGTACGACAAGCTCGGCGTCTCCGACCGGGGAGCGGCGGTGGCCGAGGCGATGCGGCGCCGGCTGCTGGAGTGA
- the espB gene encoding EspB family ESX-1 secretion system-associated protein — protein MTQPQALNVEYAELIARANEIEELLPPIPSANPVAPCGLSMASDAVTQLGLSADSIRLYLKGCEREWKTLAKTLRNAAKAYEEVDEGAADAMNDDRPMPASVGGNGLVSASDDSDMPFDPPAPRPAPPVAVDPYYEVRQATMAIEAGDQGATCKAFVQEWHAFQFALQQVASRFRPFTSWEGDARTAVEQNFELQRQWIASMVQLCCSLRDQANDIVDAQEKIRPASGTATQDFDGNYLIPEEHPGPGDILFVENTYKTGVECKMQALIDTSIEWYAILQKKSETALRFYRDKTVLPPLNPPMFPTAAGAADAVDFNGRTGIPDGVDPGNLADELAGGLPGAGMPTLPSAGMPAMPNASMPTAVPPLPAAGKGLPKGAQVKPASVGGGGVGVPSLPKPTWAPAGAPSGAGPAAPGVGPGKVAVPAAYAALNGTGAGMGGGMPMGGQGGQGQGAGKGKRVQTEDEALYTEERAWTEGVIGRRRAS, from the coding sequence ATGACACAGCCGCAGGCGCTCAATGTGGAATACGCCGAGCTGATCGCCCGGGCCAACGAAATCGAGGAACTACTCCCTCCCATTCCGTCCGCCAACCCGGTGGCGCCGTGCGGCCTTTCGATGGCCTCGGACGCCGTCACGCAACTCGGGCTTTCCGCCGACTCAATCCGGCTGTACCTGAAGGGCTGCGAGCGGGAATGGAAAACCCTCGCGAAAACCCTGCGGAATGCGGCCAAAGCCTACGAAGAGGTCGATGAGGGAGCCGCGGACGCCATGAACGACGACCGCCCCATGCCGGCTTCCGTCGGCGGAAATGGCCTAGTGTCGGCCTCCGACGACTCGGACATGCCCTTTGACCCGCCCGCACCCCGGCCGGCGCCGCCGGTCGCGGTTGACCCTTACTACGAGGTCAGGCAGGCGACGATGGCGATCGAAGCCGGCGACCAGGGTGCGACGTGCAAGGCGTTCGTCCAGGAATGGCACGCGTTCCAGTTTGCGCTGCAGCAGGTTGCTTCCCGGTTTCGCCCGTTTACTTCCTGGGAGGGTGACGCGAGGACGGCCGTCGAGCAAAATTTCGAACTACAACGGCAGTGGATAGCTTCGATGGTGCAATTGTGCTGCTCGCTTCGCGACCAGGCCAACGACATCGTCGACGCCCAGGAAAAGATCCGGCCCGCCAGCGGGACAGCGACCCAGGATTTCGATGGAAACTATCTCATTCCCGAAGAGCACCCCGGGCCAGGTGACATCTTGTTTGTCGAAAACACCTACAAGACCGGTGTGGAATGCAAAATGCAGGCCCTCATCGACACCTCGATTGAGTGGTACGCAATTCTGCAGAAAAAGTCGGAGACGGCGCTGCGGTTTTACCGCGACAAGACGGTATTGCCGCCGCTGAACCCGCCGATGTTCCCGACCGCGGCCGGGGCGGCAGACGCGGTCGACTTCAACGGCCGAACCGGTATCCCAGACGGTGTCGACCCCGGGAACCTGGCGGATGAACTGGCCGGCGGCCTCCCGGGCGCCGGGATGCCCACACTTCCGAGCGCCGGGATGCCGGCGATGCCCAACGCATCGATGCCGACCGCTGTTCCGCCGCTTCCCGCGGCCGGCAAAGGCCTGCCGAAAGGGGCGCAGGTCAAGCCGGCCTCGGTCGGGGGTGGCGGGGTCGGCGTGCCGAGCCTGCCGAAGCCGACGTGGGCGCCTGCGGGAGCGCCATCGGGGGCCGGCCCGGCGGCGCCGGGCGTGGGCCCGGGCAAGGTCGCGGTCCCGGCCGCGTACGCCGCGCTGAATGGGACGGGCGCAGGTATGGGCGGCGGCATGCCGATGGGCGGTCAAGGCGGTCAGGGGCAAGGCGCCGGCAAGGGCAAACGCGTGCAAACCGAGGACGAAGCGCTCTACACCGAAGAGCGGGCATGGACGGAAGGCGTCATCGGCCGACGCCGTGCCTCGTGA
- a CDS encoding acyl-CoA dehydrogenase family protein, giving the protein MAINLELPRKMQAVIDKAHQAGAEMMRPIARKYDVHEHAYPVELDTLASLFSGAAESNAVGLAGAEAFRSSESKEENRNGSNMAAVLQTLEASWGDAAMMLSIPYQGLGNAAISGVATDEQLNRLGRVWAAMAITEPSFGSDSAAVSTTAKLDGDEYVINGEKIFVTAGSRATHIVVWATLDKSQGRPAIKSFIVPREHPGVSVERLEHKLGIKGSDTAVIRFDNVRVPKDNLLGNPEIESGKGFSGVMETFDNTRPVVAGMAIGIARAALEELRKILTEAGVEIDYDRPAHAQSAAAAEFLRMEADWESSYQLTLRAAWQADNKIPNSKEASMAKAKAGRVGTDITLKAVELAGTTGYSEQTLLEKWARDSKIMDIFEGTQQIQQLVVARRLLGLSSAELK; this is encoded by the coding sequence ATGGCAATCAATCTGGAACTGCCCCGCAAGATGCAAGCGGTGATCGACAAGGCGCACCAGGCCGGCGCGGAAATGATGCGACCGATCGCCCGCAAGTACGACGTGCACGAGCACGCCTATCCGGTGGAGCTGGACACGCTGGCGAGCCTGTTCTCCGGAGCCGCCGAATCCAATGCCGTGGGGCTCGCCGGGGCCGAGGCCTTCCGCAGCAGCGAGAGCAAGGAAGAAAACCGCAACGGCTCCAACATGGCGGCGGTGCTGCAGACGTTGGAAGCCAGTTGGGGCGACGCGGCGATGATGCTGTCGATCCCGTATCAGGGCCTGGGCAACGCGGCGATCAGCGGTGTGGCCACCGACGAGCAGCTCAACCGGCTGGGCCGGGTCTGGGCCGCGATGGCCATCACCGAGCCGAGCTTCGGATCCGACTCGGCGGCGGTGTCGACGACCGCCAAGCTGGACGGCGACGAATACGTCATCAACGGCGAAAAGATCTTCGTCACAGCGGGTTCGCGCGCCACGCACATCGTGGTGTGGGCGACGCTGGACAAGTCGCAGGGTCGCCCGGCCATCAAGTCGTTCATCGTGCCGCGCGAACATCCCGGCGTCAGCGTCGAGCGACTGGAGCACAAGCTCGGCATCAAGGGCTCCGACACCGCGGTGATTCGGTTCGACAACGTGCGCGTCCCCAAGGACAACCTGCTCGGCAATCCCGAAATCGAATCGGGCAAAGGGTTTTCCGGCGTCATGGAGACCTTCGACAACACCCGGCCGGTCGTCGCCGGCATGGCCATCGGAATCGCCCGGGCCGCCTTGGAGGAACTGCGCAAGATCCTGACCGAGGCCGGGGTGGAGATCGACTACGACCGGCCCGCACACGCCCAATCCGCCGCGGCGGCCGAATTCCTGCGCATGGAAGCCGACTGGGAATCCAGCTACCAGCTGACGCTGCGTGCGGCGTGGCAAGCCGACAACAAGATCCCCAACTCCAAAGAAGCGTCGATGGCCAAGGCCAAGGCCGGCCGGGTGGGCACCGACATCACCCTGAAGGCGGTCGAATTAGCCGGTACCACAGGCTATTCGGAGCAAACGCTGTTGGAGAAGTGGGCACGCGATTCGAAGATCATGGATATCTTCGAAGGCACCCAGCAGATTCAGCAGCTGGTGGTCGCCCGCCGGCTGCTGGGTCTGTCGTCCGCCGAACTCAAGTAG
- a CDS encoding acyl-CoA dehydrogenase family protein → MTDTVSGSDTSSPRKKRRGRKTGVGLQPHRRTGIDITLAVLTPLVGREFLDKYHLRDPLNRGLRYGTKTIFSTAGAASRQFKRVQNLRSGPTRLKSSGKDYYDLRPDDEQKMIVETLEEFAEEVLRPAAPDADEAASYPPDLIAKAAELGITAINIPEDFEGIAAHRSSVTNVLVAEALAYGDMGLALPILAPGGVASALTHWGSADQQATYLPEFAGENVPQACVAIAEPQPLFDPTRLKTTAVRTPSGYRLDGVKSLVPAAADAELFVVGAQLNGKPALFIVESGAKGLTVKADPSMGIRAAALGQLELTGVSVPLNARLGEDHATGEDYSEAIALSRLGWAALAVGTSHAVLDYVIPYVKEREAFGEPVARRQAVAFMCANIAIELDGLRLITWRGAARAEQGLPFVREAALAKRLGADKGMQIGLDGVQLLGGHGYTKEHPVERWYRDLRAIGVAEGVVVI, encoded by the coding sequence ATGACGGACACTGTCTCCGGCTCAGATACTTCCAGCCCGCGCAAAAAACGGCGCGGCCGCAAGACCGGTGTCGGGCTGCAACCGCACCGACGCACCGGGATTGACATCACCCTGGCGGTGCTCACCCCGCTCGTCGGCCGTGAGTTTCTGGACAAATATCATCTGCGCGACCCGCTGAACCGGGGCCTGCGCTATGGCACCAAGACGATCTTCTCCACCGCCGGCGCCGCGTCCCGGCAGTTCAAGCGGGTCCAGAACCTGCGCAGTGGGCCCACCCGGCTGAAGTCCAGCGGCAAGGACTACTACGACCTGAGGCCCGACGACGAACAGAAGATGATTGTCGAAACCCTCGAGGAATTCGCCGAAGAGGTACTGCGGCCCGCGGCGCCCGACGCCGACGAGGCGGCAAGCTACCCGCCCGACCTGATCGCGAAGGCCGCCGAACTCGGCATCACCGCCATCAACATCCCCGAGGACTTCGAGGGCATCGCCGCGCATCGTTCCAGCGTGACCAACGTGCTGGTGGCCGAGGCGTTGGCCTACGGCGACATGGGCTTGGCGCTGCCCATCCTGGCGCCGGGCGGCGTGGCATCGGCGCTGACCCACTGGGGCAGCGCGGATCAGCAGGCCACCTATCTGCCCGAGTTCGCCGGCGAGAATGTCCCACAGGCCTGCGTGGCCATCGCCGAACCACAACCGCTGTTCGACCCCACCCGGCTGAAGACCACCGCGGTGCGCACGCCGAGCGGATACCGGCTCGACGGCGTGAAGTCGTTGGTCCCGGCTGCGGCCGACGCCGAGTTGTTCGTCGTGGGAGCGCAACTGAACGGCAAGCCGGCGCTGTTCATCGTCGAGTCGGGCGCCAAAGGCCTTACCGTCAAAGCGGATCCGAGCATGGGAATTCGTGCGGCTGCCCTGGGCCAGCTCGAGCTCACCGGGGTCTCGGTGCCACTGAATGCCCGGCTGGGCGAAGACCACGCCACCGGTGAGGACTACTCCGAAGCGATCGCGCTGTCCCGGCTGGGCTGGGCGGCGCTGGCCGTCGGCACCTCACACGCCGTCCTCGACTACGTCATCCCGTATGTGAAAGAACGCGAGGCATTCGGCGAGCCCGTCGCCCGCCGTCAGGCCGTGGCGTTCATGTGCGCCAACATCGCCATCGAGCTCGACGGGCTGCGGCTGATCACCTGGCGCGGCGCGGCGCGTGCCGAGCAGGGCCTTCCGTTCGTCCGCGAAGCGGCACTGGCCAAGCGGCTGGGCGCCGACAAGGGCATGCAGATCGGCCTTGACGGCGTGCAACTGCTCGGCGGCCACGGCTATACCAAGGAACACCCCGTCGAACGGTGGTACCGCGACCTGCGGGCCATCGGGGTCGCCGAGGGCGTCGTAGTCATCTAG
- a CDS encoding oxidoreductase, translating to MDSFPLGRYSVARVGFGAMQLPGPGVMGPPRDRDEALAVLRRAVERGVNHVDTAQFYGPDVANELIREALHPYPENLALVSKVGGRRDDAGAWLPIEEPADLRRDIETNLRTLGVDQLAAVNLRLFESDAPDQLFDDQLSVMIEARDEGLIGGIGLSNINREHLLHALDRTEIACVQNAFNLIHRDSAAVLEECTRRGIAFVPFFPLGAAFVQPNPVLSHELVQGAAKRLGRTPAQVALAWTLSVAPNVLLIPGTSSLRHLEENLDVASIELDGDTREQLNAVAA from the coding sequence ATGGATTCCTTTCCGCTTGGCCGCTATTCGGTTGCCCGTGTCGGGTTTGGGGCGATGCAACTGCCCGGTCCTGGTGTGATGGGGCCGCCGCGCGATCGGGACGAGGCCTTAGCGGTGTTGCGCAGGGCCGTCGAACGCGGCGTCAACCACGTCGACACCGCCCAGTTCTACGGCCCCGACGTCGCCAATGAGCTCATCCGCGAGGCGCTGCACCCGTACCCGGAGAACCTGGCGTTGGTGAGCAAGGTCGGCGGGCGTCGCGACGACGCCGGCGCCTGGCTGCCGATCGAGGAGCCGGCGGACCTGCGCCGCGACATCGAGACGAACTTGCGGACGCTCGGCGTCGACCAATTGGCCGCGGTAAATCTGCGTCTGTTCGAGAGCGACGCCCCCGACCAGCTGTTCGACGATCAGCTCTCGGTCATGATCGAGGCCCGTGACGAGGGACTGATCGGTGGGATCGGGCTCAGCAACATCAACCGCGAGCACCTGCTGCATGCCCTGGATCGCACCGAGATCGCTTGTGTGCAAAACGCTTTCAACCTGATCCACCGGGACTCCGCCGCGGTGCTGGAGGAGTGCACCCGGCGCGGAATCGCGTTCGTTCCGTTCTTCCCGTTGGGCGCGGCGTTCGTTCAGCCGAACCCGGTGCTCAGTCATGAGCTGGTACAGGGTGCCGCCAAGCGACTCGGGCGCACACCCGCGCAGGTCGCGCTGGCGTGGACGCTGAGTGTGGCGCCCAACGTGCTGCTGATTCCGGGTACCTCCTCGCTGAGGCATCTCGAGGAGAATCTGGATGTCGCTTCGATCGAGCTCGACGGGGACACCCGCGAGCAACTGAACGCAGTCGCTGCCTGA
- a CDS encoding arsinothricin resistance N-acetyltransferase ArsN1 family B, giving the protein MRVRRATAADAAACAEIYRPYVLDTAISFETDAPTAPEMAERIERALAMHEWLVLEADGKIVGYAYAQQFNPRAAYRWAVETTVYLAQDRRRAGGGRMLYTELLHRLAERGFRQAFAGIAQPNEASNALHAAFGFAPAGHYRRVGWKLGAWHDVAWWQLDLLGRDDAGPPRPIAT; this is encoded by the coding sequence ATGCGCGTTCGACGCGCGACCGCGGCCGACGCCGCGGCGTGTGCGGAAATCTATCGGCCCTACGTGCTGGACACCGCGATCTCGTTCGAGACCGACGCGCCGACGGCGCCGGAGATGGCCGAGCGCATCGAAAGGGCGCTGGCGATGCACGAATGGCTGGTGCTCGAGGCGGACGGAAAAATCGTCGGCTATGCCTATGCGCAACAGTTCAATCCGCGTGCTGCCTATCGGTGGGCGGTCGAGACGACCGTCTATCTCGCCCAGGATCGGCGACGCGCGGGTGGCGGCCGGATGCTCTACACCGAATTACTACATCGGTTGGCGGAGAGGGGTTTTCGTCAGGCGTTCGCCGGCATTGCGCAACCCAACGAGGCCAGCAATGCGTTGCATGCGGCGTTCGGCTTTGCGCCGGCGGGTCATTACCGGCGGGTGGGGTGGAAATTGGGCGCCTGGCACGACGTCGCGTGGTGGCAGCTCGACCTGCTCGGGCGCGACGACGCCGGCCCGCCGCGTCCGATCGCTACTTGA
- a CDS encoding nitric-oxide reductase large subunit, giving the protein MATDQSVQQKSSQPLIGKGWLQGVALVMIFGFLVMGILAYRTYTAAMPMPDKVVSESGQVLFTGDDITRGQELFQSRGLMQYGSILGHGAYLGPDYTADYLRMATDDVADQLRAQGMADPRDRVVTEFRTNRYHADTKTLVFTDRQAAAFDHIQNHYAAYFGENSTKYGLLPQFITDKAQIRDLTAFYAWTAWAAAAERPGHQYSYTNNWPAEKRVDNGPTAAVIVWSALSLIALLGGIGVMFAIYGRWSQQVGWHSAEASNLSFRQPGEVSLTPAQRACIWFFAVVSVLFLAQTLLGAAAEHYRADLSTFFGLDLARMLPYNLARTWHVQLALFWTAAAFLAGGIFLVPFIARREPKRQGLLAYVLLGAVALVVFGSLISEALSIYGVIPPGGLFSQQWEYLDLPRLWQILLIVGLFVWIAIIWRGMRARLKGESKLNMPWLFFFSGLAIPAFYAVGLLAGSDTHFTVADFWRFWVVHLWVEDFLELFTTVMVAYMFVLLGVVRERIALGVIFLDVILYSAGGVIGTMHHLYFSGTPVEHMALGAFFSAAEVIPLTFLTVEAWAFLQLGARQQSGDANPFPHRWAVMFLVAVGFWNFLGAGVFGFLINLPVVSYYQIGTALTANHAHAAMMGVYGMLAVGLAMFAFRYVIPPDKWPERLARISFWCMNIGLAWMVFATLLPLGVLQLYHSVGDGYFEARSLGYITKPGNAVLEWLRLPGDVIMIVGGVLPFVWIAWTALRHFRSGTTVEELPEHALYAEVGPTAPAKD; this is encoded by the coding sequence ATGGCCACTGACCAGAGCGTCCAACAGAAATCCTCGCAGCCCCTGATCGGAAAGGGATGGCTCCAGGGTGTTGCGCTGGTCATGATCTTCGGTTTTCTCGTGATGGGCATCCTGGCCTATCGCACCTATACCGCGGCAATGCCCATGCCGGACAAGGTGGTCAGCGAATCGGGCCAGGTGTTGTTCACCGGCGACGACATCACCCGCGGCCAGGAACTGTTCCAGTCCCGCGGCCTCATGCAGTACGGGTCGATCCTGGGCCATGGCGCCTACTTAGGACCCGACTACACCGCCGACTACCTGCGCATGGCAACCGACGACGTGGCCGATCAGCTGCGCGCGCAGGGTATGGCGGATCCGCGCGATCGGGTGGTCACCGAATTCCGGACCAACCGCTACCACGCCGATACCAAGACGCTGGTCTTCACCGACCGCCAGGCCGCGGCGTTTGACCACATTCAAAACCACTACGCGGCTTACTTCGGCGAGAACTCAACCAAATACGGGCTGCTGCCGCAGTTCATCACCGACAAGGCACAAATCCGTGACTTGACAGCGTTCTACGCCTGGACGGCATGGGCTGCGGCCGCCGAGCGCCCCGGCCACCAGTACAGCTACACGAACAACTGGCCGGCCGAGAAGCGGGTCGACAACGGTCCCACCGCCGCGGTGATCGTGTGGTCGGCGTTGTCGCTGATCGCACTGTTGGGCGGCATCGGAGTCATGTTCGCGATCTACGGACGGTGGAGTCAGCAAGTCGGCTGGCACAGCGCCGAGGCATCCAACCTGTCCTTCCGCCAGCCCGGCGAGGTGAGCCTGACACCGGCGCAACGGGCCTGCATCTGGTTCTTCGCGGTGGTGTCGGTCTTATTCCTGGCGCAGACGCTGCTGGGCGCGGCCGCCGAGCACTACCGTGCCGACTTGTCGACGTTCTTCGGTCTGGATCTGGCTCGGATGCTGCCCTACAACCTGGCCCGCACCTGGCATGTGCAGCTGGCGCTGTTCTGGACCGCCGCCGCATTTCTCGCCGGCGGTATCTTCCTGGTGCCGTTCATCGCCCGTCGCGAGCCGAAACGTCAGGGGCTGCTCGCTTATGTGCTGTTGGGCGCGGTCGCACTGGTGGTGTTCGGCTCGCTGATCTCCGAAGCGCTGTCCATCTACGGCGTCATCCCCCCGGGCGGGCTGTTCTCGCAGCAGTGGGAGTACCTCGACCTGCCCCGGTTGTGGCAGATCCTGCTGATCGTTGGGCTGTTCGTGTGGATCGCGATCATCTGGCGTGGCATGCGCGCCCGGCTCAAAGGCGAATCGAAGTTGAACATGCCGTGGTTGTTCTTCTTCTCGGGGCTGGCGATCCCGGCGTTTTATGCCGTCGGGCTGCTCGCCGGTAGTGACACCCACTTCACGGTCGCCGACTTTTGGCGGTTCTGGGTGGTGCACCTGTGGGTCGAGGACTTCCTCGAGCTGTTCACCACCGTGATGGTGGCCTACATGTTCGTGCTGCTGGGCGTGGTGCGCGAGCGAATTGCGTTGGGCGTCATCTTCCTTGACGTCATCCTGTATTCAGCGGGCGGTGTCATCGGCACCATGCACCACCTCTACTTCTCCGGAACTCCAGTCGAGCACATGGCACTGGGCGCCTTCTTCTCGGCGGCCGAGGTGATCCCGCTGACCTTCCTGACAGTCGAGGCGTGGGCGTTCCTGCAGCTGGGTGCGCGCCAGCAGTCGGGTGACGCGAACCCGTTCCCGCACCGCTGGGCCGTGATGTTCCTGGTCGCGGTCGGTTTCTGGAACTTCCTGGGAGCGGGCGTCTTTGGGTTCTTGATCAACCTGCCGGTGGTGTCCTACTACCAGATCGGGACCGCGCTGACCGCCAACCATGCGCACGCGGCGATGATGGGCGTGTACGGCATGCTCGCCGTCGGCCTCGCGATGTTCGCGTTCCGCTATGTGATTCCACCGGACAAGTGGCCCGAAAGGCTGGCCCGAATCTCGTTCTGGTGCATGAATATCGGGCTGGCGTGGATGGTGTTCGCCACCTTGTTGCCGCTGGGTGTGCTGCAGCTCTACCACTCGGTCGGCGACGGGTACTTCGAAGCACGATCACTGGGCTACATCACCAAGCCCGGCAACGCGGTTCTCGAATGGCTGCGCCTCCCTGGCGATGTCATCATGATCGTCGGAGGTGTCCTGCCCTTTGTCTGGATCGCGTGGACCGCGCTGCGCCACTTCCGTTCCGGTACGACGGTCGAGGAGCTGCCCGAGCACGCGCTCTACGCCGAGGTCGGACCCACCGCGCCGGCGAAGGACTGA
- the hisN gene encoding histidinol-phosphatase → MSQDDLALAMTLADRADALTRDRFGALDLRIDTKPDLTPVTDADRAVEAEVREVLGRERPDDSVVGEEFGGTTTFTGRQWIIDPIDGTKNFVRGVPVWASLIALLDDGVPVVGVVSAPALQRRWWASRGQGAFVSVDGAGPRRLSVSSVAQLDSASLSFSSLSGWAERGLRDRFIELTDAVWRVRAYGDFFSYCLVAEGAVDIAAEPEVSVWDLAALDILVREAGGTFTGLDGVAGPHRGDAVATNGLLHEPVLRSLGVN, encoded by the coding sequence ATGAGTCAGGACGATCTCGCGTTGGCGATGACGCTTGCCGACCGTGCGGACGCACTGACCCGCGACCGGTTCGGCGCGCTCGACCTGCGGATCGACACCAAGCCGGACCTGACCCCGGTCACCGATGCAGACCGGGCGGTCGAGGCCGAGGTACGTGAGGTGCTGGGCCGCGAGCGGCCCGACGACAGCGTCGTCGGCGAGGAGTTCGGCGGGACCACCACATTCACCGGCCGGCAGTGGATCATCGACCCGATCGACGGCACCAAGAACTTCGTGCGCGGGGTTCCGGTGTGGGCCAGCCTGATCGCACTGCTCGACGACGGCGTCCCGGTGGTCGGCGTCGTGAGTGCACCTGCGCTGCAACGTCGGTGGTGGGCGTCGCGCGGCCAGGGCGCCTTCGTCTCGGTCGACGGCGCCGGGCCGCGACGCTTGTCGGTTTCCTCGGTGGCGCAACTGGATTCGGCGAGTCTGTCGTTTTCCAGCCTGTCGGGTTGGGCCGAACGCGGCCTGCGGGACCGCTTCATCGAGCTGACCGACGCAGTATGGCGGGTGCGCGCGTATGGCGACTTCTTCTCGTATTGCCTGGTCGCCGAGGGGGCCGTCGACATCGCGGCCGAACCGGAAGTCTCGGTGTGGGATCTGGCCGCGCTCGACATTCTGGTGCGCGAGGCGGGCGGAACGTTCACCGGCCTGGACGGCGTCGCGGGTCCACACCGCGGCGATGCGGTAGCGACAAACGGCCTGCTACACGAGCCAGTACTGCGCAGCCTCGGTGTGAACTAG